In Oscillatoria acuminata PCC 6304, a single window of DNA contains:
- a CDS encoding diguanylate cyclase, with protein sequence MTHTGEDTRTELRDRQWSLVILDEHLRHPSPAELLKQIGNKGQSSPPIPVIYCGVKGIETYPIAPSGKGRKPKEPRNSSTTKQQSETLDRVTCFLYHPLDGEELAREVAKLLNLNLSDPQPSAKQDPTIVAAIGKVWERFKDRIAERVTAIEQATEALNYGELPPELHATAKQEAHKLAGSLGTFGLTEGSVIARQVEQLLHSPTLDATQCGNLTGLVQALRSQIDQAPVKSDRREGSPLNDLPVLLMIEGDQELSHQIGVEVKGWGIKVVNSDSISSARTAIAHRRPDAVLLDLSTEETLTINPNNKEEGLTLLSELANGFPPLPVLVVTDQSRVEDRLEVARLGGRAFLQKPVRPAQIMEAVLQILQGVQTTEAKIMVVDDDPQILSLVKHFLEPWGMKTIALSDSQRFWETLEVSSPDLLILDIELPHLNGIELCQVVRNDPRWNSLPVLFLTAHTGPDIVHQVFAAGADDYISKPIVGPELVTRILNRLERIQLLRNMAETDPLTGVANRRKSITEFDKFLHLCQLNEQPMCLSMVDLDRFKQVNDRHGHAMGDAVLRQFGKLLLRTFRSEDIVARWGGEEFVVGMYGMNKESGSKRLSELLQILHAEPLIIGEERLYLTFSGGVAQYPEDGKTVDMLYRCADQALYQAKTAGRDRIIAYHHSTDEPG encoded by the coding sequence GTGACCCACACGGGAGAAGATACTCGAACGGAATTGCGCGATCGCCAATGGTCCTTGGTCATTTTAGATGAACATTTGCGCCATCCCTCCCCGGCAGAACTGCTCAAACAAATCGGCAATAAAGGACAATCCTCCCCCCCGATTCCGGTGATTTACTGTGGCGTAAAAGGGATAGAAACCTACCCCATCGCCCCATCAGGTAAAGGAAGAAAACCGAAAGAACCCCGGAATAGCTCAACCACAAAACAGCAATCGGAAACCCTAGATCGGGTCACCTGCTTTCTTTATCACCCCCTGGATGGGGAGGAACTCGCTCGTGAAGTGGCCAAACTCCTGAATCTGAACTTATCAGACCCCCAACCCTCTGCCAAACAGGACCCGACCATTGTCGCCGCCATTGGCAAAGTCTGGGAACGGTTCAAAGACCGGATTGCGGAACGAGTAACGGCGATCGAGCAGGCAACTGAGGCCCTGAATTATGGCGAACTGCCGCCAGAATTGCACGCTACGGCAAAACAGGAAGCGCACAAATTGGCGGGGTCTTTAGGGACTTTTGGATTGACGGAAGGTTCAGTGATTGCGCGGCAAGTGGAACAGTTGTTGCACAGTCCCACTCTCGATGCCACCCAATGTGGGAATCTCACGGGATTAGTTCAGGCCCTGCGATCGCAGATTGACCAAGCGCCCGTCAAGAGCGATCGCCGGGAGGGAAGTCCACTTAACGATCTGCCGGTGCTCCTGATGATTGAGGGAGATCAGGAACTCTCCCACCAGATCGGCGTTGAGGTCAAAGGGTGGGGAATCAAGGTGGTCAATAGTGACTCGATTTCCTCTGCCAGAACGGCGATCGCCCATCGCCGTCCCGATGCCGTCTTATTAGATTTATCGACCGAAGAGACCCTCACTATCAACCCCAATAATAAAGAAGAAGGATTAACCTTACTCTCAGAACTCGCCAATGGGTTCCCACCCCTCCCGGTTCTGGTTGTTACCGACCAAAGTCGAGTAGAAGACCGATTAGAAGTTGCTCGATTGGGAGGCCGTGCTTTTTTACAAAAACCTGTGAGACCCGCTCAAATCATGGAAGCGGTATTACAAATTTTGCAGGGAGTTCAGACGACGGAGGCTAAAATCATGGTCGTGGATGATGACCCACAAATCCTCTCCCTCGTCAAACATTTCCTCGAACCTTGGGGCATGAAAACCATTGCCCTCTCTGACTCCCAGCGCTTCTGGGAAACCCTAGAAGTGTCATCCCCGGATCTGCTAATTCTCGACATCGAATTACCCCATCTCAACGGCATTGAACTTTGTCAAGTGGTTCGCAACGACCCACGATGGAACAGTCTGCCGGTCTTATTTTTGACCGCTCACACAGGGCCGGATATCGTCCATCAAGTGTTTGCTGCCGGTGCTGATGATTATATTAGTAAACCCATTGTCGGCCCGGAACTGGTTACCCGCATTCTCAACCGTCTCGAACGCATTCAGTTACTGCGAAACATGGCAGAAACTGACCCCCTGACCGGAGTGGCCAACCGGCGCAAATCCATCACCGAATTCGACAAGTTCCTGCACCTGTGCCAACTGAATGAACAACCGATGTGTCTGTCGATGGTAGACCTCGATCGCTTTAAGCAAGTCAACGATCGCCACGGTCATGCGATGGGAGATGCCGTGCTGCGGCAATTCGGTAAACTCTTGCTTCGGACCTTTCGCAGTGAGGATATCGTCGCTCGTTGGGGTGGGGAAGAATTTGTAGTGGGAATGTATGGCATGAACAAAGAGTCCGGGTCAAAACGCCTGAGTGAGTTACTCCAAATCCTCCATGCGGAACCCTTGATAATCGGGGAGGAGCGTTTATACCTGACCTTTAGTGGCGGGGTTGCTCAGTATCCCGAAGATGGCAAAACGGTAGATATGTTGTATCGTTGTGCAGATCAAGCCCTCTATCAAGCCAAGACTGCCGGTCGCGATCGCATCATCGCTTATCATCATTCTACCGACGAACCCGGTTAA
- a CDS encoding ABC transporter permease, whose protein sequence is MVPVALRMIWEAKGRFAIAVLGIAFSVMLMLFLLGVYQGVKFGSKSYVLHTQASVWVSQRNTRNLIKTSSFLPETLGNTLSQVEGVKSVDSLLRAIAPAEFPDKTVTLYIFGFDSNSQIGAPEISSGTSTLQPQEIILDRAFTATHNLKLGDSLSLQGYPFKIVGISQGTNLIVGQFAFTRLDDVPRLLGLQNVRSFFLLNLDSDSPEIISRLEAQFPDLVFIPQAEFAANNVEEMEIGVLPILWTIVLFGAITGGTVIVLMMYTSVLEKREDYAMLKAVGASQKFLGILVLKQSMLAALLGFSVGFIIDITFAPLLTEVIPSLLLVFTWQDATGVLIACLILGAIGTLAPIRTLKNIYPAEVFRA, encoded by the coding sequence ATGGTTCCCGTTGCCCTGCGAATGATTTGGGAAGCAAAAGGACGCTTTGCGATCGCCGTTCTGGGGATTGCCTTTAGCGTCATGTTGATGCTATTTTTACTCGGGGTTTACCAAGGGGTAAAATTTGGGTCAAAAAGTTATGTATTGCATACTCAAGCATCAGTTTGGGTCAGCCAACGTAATACCCGAAATTTAATTAAAACCTCTTCGTTTTTACCCGAAACCCTCGGCAATACCCTGAGTCAAGTAGAGGGGGTCAAAAGCGTCGATAGTCTCCTACGCGCCATTGCCCCCGCTGAATTCCCCGATAAAACGGTGACTTTATATATCTTCGGATTTGACTCAAACTCTCAAATCGGTGCACCGGAAATTAGTTCCGGAACCTCCACTCTCCAACCCCAAGAAATTATTTTAGACCGCGCTTTTACCGCCACCCATAACCTCAAGCTGGGTGATTCTCTCTCCCTGCAAGGCTATCCCTTTAAAATTGTCGGAATTAGCCAAGGCACGAACTTAATTGTTGGTCAATTTGCCTTTACTCGCCTGGATGATGTTCCTCGCTTACTCGGATTGCAGAATGTCCGCAGCTTTTTCCTGCTCAATCTTGATTCAGATTCCCCAGAAATCATCTCCCGCTTAGAAGCTCAATTCCCGGATTTAGTCTTTATCCCTCAAGCTGAATTTGCCGCCAATAATGTCGAAGAAATGGAAATTGGCGTTTTGCCCATTCTCTGGACTATCGTCTTATTTGGCGCGATTACTGGAGGCACAGTCATTGTCCTGATGATGTACACTTCGGTCCTGGAAAAACGAGAAGACTATGCCATGTTAAAAGCCGTCGGCGCATCCCAAAAATTTTTAGGAATCCTCGTCTTAAAACAATCCATGTTAGCCGCATTATTGGGCTTTTCCGTAGGGTTTATTATCGATATTACCTTTGCCCCCTTGCTCACTGAAGTGATTCCTTCCTTATTATTGGTCTTTACCTGGCAGGATGCGACTGGAGTATTAATCGCGTGCTTAATCCTGGGAGCAATTGGCACATTGGCCCCAATTAGAACCTTGAAAAATATCTATCCCGCAGAAGTATTTAGAGCTTAA
- the atpC gene encoding ATP synthase F1 subunit epsilon, which translates to MILNVNVITPSKTIWNAPSSEVILPTSTGQIGILSGHVALVTFIKVGVMRIRYQNTWIPIFVKGGFAEIEGDIVTVLVNDAERGDRIDPEIAHSELEKAQAQLSQASNSLEKIRAQLFLKQARARDTAAREFPDSLQLDIPDPIAAKNAAVSALKVIEQL; encoded by the coding sequence ATGATTTTGAACGTTAATGTCATCACTCCCTCAAAAACCATCTGGAATGCTCCCAGTTCCGAGGTAATTTTGCCCACAAGTACAGGTCAAATCGGGATTTTATCGGGTCATGTAGCATTGGTTACCTTTATTAAAGTCGGGGTCATGAGAATCCGCTATCAAAACACTTGGATTCCGATTTTTGTGAAGGGAGGATTTGCAGAAATTGAAGGGGATATTGTGACCGTTTTAGTCAATGATGCTGAACGGGGCGATCGCATTGACCCCGAAATAGCTCATTCCGAGTTAGAGAAAGCGCAGGCACAGTTATCTCAAGCCTCAAATTCCCTAGAAAAAATCCGCGCCCAACTTTTTCTAAAACAAGCGCGTGCCCGGGATACTGCCGCTAGAGAGTTCCCTGATTCATTACAACTAGATATCCCGGATCCGATTGCTGCAAAAAATGCAGCCGTTTCCGCTTTGAAGGTGATTGAACAGTTATAA
- a CDS encoding DMT family transporter: MSLENQPTPLPTKSPMKLHESSGRWRLGLGLSLVTVILWGVLPIALKITLQALDVYTVTWFRFSLSFGILVCILGMRQQLPSLEKLRGTSWKLLAVATGFLSVNYALYLQGLAQTSPANAQVFIQLAPVLMGLGAIAIFKERYTLRQWAGLGILTLGFVVFFHEQLQTVLAAPRTYLIGNIILVIAAAAWAIYALAQKQLLQQLTSSNIMLLLYGICALLFLPFSSPSNLLNLTPLEWGMLIFSGLNTVVAYGAFAESLAHWDASKVSAILATTPIVTLLSVWVISLGIPLPIAPEQLTVLAIIGAMLVVTGSVAIALGKRPHSPRKPGQFSQKSG, translated from the coding sequence ATGAGTTTAGAAAATCAACCCACTCCCCTGCCGACTAAATCCCCAATGAAACTCCATGAGAGTTCTGGGCGTTGGCGGTTGGGGTTGGGTCTGTCCTTGGTGACGGTTATCTTATGGGGAGTGCTACCCATCGCCCTGAAAATAACCCTTCAAGCCCTTGATGTTTACACCGTGACTTGGTTTCGGTTTTCCTTGTCATTTGGGATATTAGTCTGCATTTTAGGGATGCGTCAGCAACTTCCCTCCCTGGAAAAACTGCGAGGAACTTCATGGAAATTACTGGCAGTCGCCACAGGATTTTTGTCGGTAAATTATGCCTTGTACTTACAAGGATTAGCCCAAACTTCTCCTGCCAATGCTCAAGTGTTTATTCAGTTAGCGCCGGTGTTAATGGGATTAGGGGCGATCGCCATTTTTAAAGAACGCTATACCCTGCGCCAATGGGCTGGATTGGGCATCTTAACCCTGGGTTTTGTAGTGTTTTTTCATGAACAATTACAAACCGTCCTGGCCGCCCCTCGTACTTATTTAATCGGCAATATCATTCTGGTAATCGCAGCAGCAGCTTGGGCGATTTATGCCCTGGCGCAAAAACAACTCTTACAACAGTTGACCTCTTCTAATATCATGCTGTTGTTATATGGAATTTGCGCCTTATTATTCCTACCTTTTTCTAGCCCTAGCAATCTATTAAACCTGACTCCGTTAGAGTGGGGAATGTTAATTTTTTCTGGGTTAAATACGGTTGTAGCCTACGGCGCTTTTGCGGAATCTTTAGCCCATTGGGATGCCTCTAAAGTTAGTGCAATTCTGGCAACAACGCCCATTGTAACCTTACTCTCAGTCTGGGTAATTTCTCTGGGAATTCCCCTGCCGATCGCCCCGGAACAGTTAACGGTTTTAGCGATAATTGGCGCAATGCTAGTGGTTACTGGGTCCGTGGCGATCGCCTTGGGCAAACGCCCTCATTCCCCTAGAAAACCGGGCCAATTCTCGCAAAAATCTGGATGA
- the ligA gene encoding NAD-dependent DNA ligase LigA — translation MPEPTLELQQRIEQLRQQIQKASYAYYVLDNPIMEDSVYDRLYRELQQLEQEHPQFITPDSPTQRVGEKPATQFQKVRHNIPLYSLENAFNLQEFSQWQDRWQRIVSPLNFEYVTELKIDGSALALTYENGLLVRGATRGDGIEGEEITQNVRTIRAIPLRLNLENPPPLVEVRGEAFLGLDVFAKINKERAQSGEAEFANPRNAAAGTLRQLDSRIVAQRRLDFFAYTLQIPGIDDDDVAHTQWQSLELLQEMGFKVNPNRTLCQSLEAVESYYKEWDIKRKDLPYMTDGVVVKINSIPLQKQLGFTQKFPRWAVALKYPAEEAPTQIKAVTVQVGRTGALTPVAELTPVQLAGTTVSRASLHNSDRLAELDLHIGDTAIVRKAGEIIPEVVRILPELRPEGAQRFQMPTHCPECGQPVVKPISEAVTRCINLSCPAILRGVLIHWGSRDALDINGLGEKLVQQFVDRQFVNSVAELYELDVETLAQLERFGKKSAQKLVEAIAQSTQKPWSRVLYGLGIRHVGSVNAQLLTQKFPTVDQLSAASAAQIESVYGIGAEIANSVADWFQVPANQLLIDRLKAAGLQFAATPVTEKPASQSAAIFAGKTFVITGTLPTLKRDEAKALIQNAGGKVTGSVSAKTDYLLLGEDAGSKLKKAQDLGIKQLSEAELLDLLGQE, via the coding sequence ATGCCAGAACCCACCCTAGAACTGCAACAGAGAATCGAACAACTCCGCCAACAAATCCAAAAAGCCAGCTATGCCTACTATGTCCTAGACAATCCCATCATGGAGGATAGCGTTTACGATCGCCTCTATCGAGAATTGCAACAACTCGAACAAGAACATCCCCAATTCATCACCCCAGACAGTCCCACCCAGCGCGTCGGCGAAAAACCCGCCACCCAATTTCAAAAGGTCCGCCATAACATTCCCCTGTACAGCTTAGAAAATGCCTTTAATCTTCAGGAATTTTCCCAATGGCAGGACCGCTGGCAACGGATTGTTTCCCCCCTTAACTTTGAATATGTCACCGAATTAAAAATTGATGGTTCAGCCTTAGCCTTAACTTATGAAAATGGCTTATTAGTTCGAGGCGCAACCCGAGGCGATGGCATAGAAGGGGAAGAAATCACCCAAAATGTTAGAACCATTCGGGCGATTCCTTTGCGGTTAAATTTAGAAAACCCGCCCCCCTTAGTCGAAGTGCGCGGCGAAGCCTTTTTAGGATTAGATGTCTTTGCTAAAATCAATAAAGAAAGAGCGCAATCCGGGGAAGCGGAATTTGCTAATCCCCGGAATGCCGCAGCCGGGACTTTGCGACAACTAGATTCCCGGATTGTTGCCCAACGGCGATTAGACTTTTTTGCTTATACCTTGCAGATTCCAGGAATAGATGATGATGATGTTGCCCATACCCAATGGCAATCCTTAGAACTGCTACAAGAAATGGGGTTTAAAGTCAATCCCAATCGCACTTTATGTCAATCCTTGGAAGCAGTTGAATCCTATTATAAGGAGTGGGATATCAAACGGAAAGATTTGCCTTACATGACCGATGGGGTGGTGGTGAAAATTAATTCCATCCCCCTGCAAAAACAACTGGGATTTACTCAAAAATTCCCCCGATGGGCAGTCGCACTGAAATATCCCGCAGAAGAAGCCCCCACCCAAATTAAAGCCGTTACCGTGCAAGTCGGACGCACGGGGGCCTTAACTCCCGTTGCGGAATTAACCCCAGTCCAATTAGCAGGAACCACCGTCTCTCGCGCCTCTTTACATAATAGCGATCGCCTTGCTGAATTAGATTTGCATATCGGAGACACGGCGATCGTCAGAAAAGCTGGAGAAATCATCCCAGAAGTGGTCCGGATTCTGCCAGAATTACGCCCGGAAGGTGCTCAACGCTTCCAAATGCCCACTCACTGTCCCGAATGCGGACAACCTGTGGTTAAACCCATTTCAGAAGCAGTCACCCGCTGTATCAATTTGTCTTGTCCCGCAATTTTGCGCGGTGTTCTAATTCATTGGGGGAGTCGGGATGCTTTAGATATTAACGGATTGGGAGAAAAGCTAGTTCAGCAATTCGTCGATCGCCAGTTCGTCAATTCTGTCGCAGAACTCTACGAACTGGATGTAGAAACATTAGCTCAATTAGAAAGATTTGGCAAGAAATCCGCCCAGAAATTAGTCGAGGCGATCGCCCAATCCACCCAGAAACCTTGGTCCCGCGTCCTCTATGGATTAGGCATTCGCCACGTTGGCAGTGTGAATGCTCAATTATTAACCCAAAAATTCCCCACCGTTGACCAATTATCTGCTGCATCCGCTGCCCAAATTGAAAGCGTTTATGGGATTGGTGCAGAAATTGCTAATTCCGTCGCCGACTGGTTCCAAGTTCCGGCTAATCAACTCTTGATTGACCGACTAAAAGCCGCTGGTTTACAATTTGCTGCCACTCCAGTTACGGAAAAACCGGCGAGTCAATCCGCCGCTATTTTTGCTGGAAAAACCTTTGTGATTACCGGAACGCTTCCCACCCTAAAACGAGATGAAGCCAAAGCCTTAATTCAAAATGCCGGAGGGAAAGTCACCGGGTCAGTGAGTGCAAAAACCGATTACTTACTCCTTGGAGAAGATGCCGGGTCTAAGTTAAAAAAAGCCCAAGATTTAGGCATCAAACAACTCTCGGAAGCTGAGTTACTCGATTTATTAGGACAGGAATAA
- a CDS encoding response regulator transcription factor, with protein MRILLVEDDEPIAQALVATLKQQNHVVDVATDGLLGLELAQACDYDLLLLDVMLPKLDGISLCRKLRSCGYQMPILLLTAKDSTEDKVKGLDAGADDYLVKPFDLPELTARIRALLRRGTAPLPPVLEWGALQLNPSTCDVTYHNQPVTLTPTEYRLLELFMRNSSRVYSRSAILDHLWSFDEPPSEDTIRAHIKGLRQKLKSSGAPADAIETVYGLGYRLKPIQEEKLVQPPRILMAGLPDELGFWLQQRLGRRFSKRA; from the coding sequence ATGAGAATTTTACTGGTGGAGGATGACGAACCGATCGCTCAAGCACTTGTAGCTACATTAAAGCAGCAAAATCATGTTGTGGATGTGGCAACAGATGGGCTGCTAGGATTAGAATTAGCTCAAGCCTGTGACTATGACCTGCTGTTGCTCGATGTCATGCTTCCGAAACTGGATGGAATTAGTTTATGCCGGAAGTTACGCAGTTGTGGCTATCAAATGCCCATCCTATTGCTCACGGCGAAAGACAGCACAGAAGATAAAGTTAAAGGACTTGATGCCGGTGCCGATGATTATCTCGTCAAACCCTTCGACTTACCGGAACTCACCGCCCGAATTCGGGCCTTATTACGCCGGGGGACAGCGCCATTACCCCCGGTTTTAGAGTGGGGAGCATTACAACTTAATCCGAGTACCTGTGACGTTACTTATCACAACCAACCCGTCACTTTGACCCCGACGGAATATCGGCTGTTGGAACTGTTTATGCGAAACAGCAGCCGGGTTTATAGTCGCAGTGCAATTCTGGATCATTTATGGTCTTTTGATGAACCCCCCTCGGAAGATACGATTCGCGCCCATATCAAAGGGTTGCGGCAAAAACTTAAATCCAGTGGGGCTCCGGCAGATGCGATCGAAACCGTCTATGGGTTAGGGTATCGACTCAAACCGATTCAGGAGGAGAAATTGGTGCAACCGCCTCGGATCCTGATGGCGGGGTTGCCGGATGAGTTGGGATTTTGGTTGCAACAGCGCCTAGGGCGTCGGTTCAGTAAAAGGGCTTGA
- a CDS encoding ABC transporter ATP-binding protein, producing MPNNSILKSEHLYKMYGQKNLNFVQAVEDVSLELKAGELVLISGPNGSGKTTLLSLLGCMGKPTEGTIKILDCEVTCLSQTALTDFRLKNIGFIFQTFRLLNFLTVLENVKLILNLAGKTGVAAHQRAKFLLEELNIAHRANFFPPALSGGEKQRVAIARALANDPALLLADEPTGSLDYQTGQSVIQLLSNVAKTHQKAVAVVTHDPRIEHYADRILTMEDGHLTPKTNCS from the coding sequence ATGCCCAATAATTCCATCTTAAAATCCGAACATTTGTACAAAATGTATGGACAAAAAAATCTGAATTTCGTGCAAGCTGTTGAAGATGTTAGCCTAGAGTTGAAAGCCGGGGAACTCGTCCTGATTAGCGGACCCAATGGCAGTGGCAAAACCACCCTCCTCTCGTTATTAGGCTGCATGGGAAAACCAACAGAAGGTACGATTAAAATTCTGGATTGCGAAGTTACTTGTTTGAGCCAAACTGCTCTCACGGACTTTAGATTAAAAAACATTGGATTTATTTTTCAAACCTTCCGCCTGCTCAATTTTCTAACCGTTCTCGAAAACGTCAAACTGATTTTAAATTTAGCAGGAAAAACCGGAGTAGCCGCCCATCAACGGGCTAAATTTTTATTAGAGGAGTTAAACATCGCCCATCGCGCCAATTTCTTCCCCCCCGCCTTAAGTGGTGGAGAAAAACAACGGGTGGCGATCGCCCGCGCCCTCGCTAATGACCCCGCCTTACTCTTAGCCGATGAACCCACCGGCAGCCTAGACTATCAAACGGGACAATCGGTGATCCAGCTATTAAGCAACGTTGCCAAAACCCATCAAAAAGCCGTGGCAGTCGTCACCCACGACCCCCGCATCGAACATTATGCCGATCGCATCCTTACAATGGAAGATGGACATCTAACCCCAAAAACCAATTGTTCGTAG
- a CDS encoding IS1182 family transposase: MRPPLWHPPVELSDSEQVIINRIKKAKLFTFLRLNRLFIFDDEFQEELNTIFKDSTMGNCPVAPAQLALATILQAYMGISDEEVIEELVMDLRWQLALNCLNCEKPPFSKATLIRFRSALIKKGFDQRLIDRTVDIAKLKGGFGSANLRAALDSSPLWGAGKVEDTYNLLGHALRKALSIIASQQGWGLAEIANEAGADFVNSSSLKAALDLNWDDPAESQKALSTILKSLNSVEEWIQQQSNPDEIEEAQAPLQVARLIESQNVTLDTMGVPKLAKGVAKDRRISIEDPDMRHGRKSRSQKINGYKRHILKDLDIGVIRAVAVTRANTPEAAATVDLEVDLKRQQVQLNELHIDRAYLSSHWVKERSEQLQIFCKAWPVRNSGRFDKNAFVFDWDNQVISCPNQVIMPFEPGKIVHFPKPECAACPLRERCTTSKNGRSISIHPDEGLMQELRQRQSTSSGRAQLRERTSVEHSLAHVGQWQDKRARYIGQRKNLFDLRRVAVVHNLHVIARMNEVLPIQQAAL, translated from the coding sequence ATGCGTCCTCCTTTGTGGCACCCGCCAGTAGAGCTATCAGATTCAGAACAGGTAATTATTAATCGCATCAAAAAAGCCAAGCTTTTTACTTTTCTTCGCCTGAACCGTCTGTTCATATTCGATGATGAGTTTCAAGAAGAACTAAACACCATTTTTAAAGACAGTACAATGGGCAACTGTCCCGTCGCACCAGCCCAATTGGCCTTAGCCACTATTCTCCAAGCTTATATGGGTATTTCTGACGAGGAAGTGATTGAAGAGCTAGTCATGGACCTACGATGGCAATTAGCTCTGAATTGTCTGAACTGCGAAAAACCCCCATTCAGTAAAGCCACTTTAATAAGATTCAGAAGCGCCTTAATTAAAAAAGGCTTTGACCAACGTTTAATTGACCGGACTGTAGACATTGCCAAGCTCAAAGGAGGTTTTGGTTCGGCTAACTTAAGAGCTGCATTAGATTCCTCTCCTTTATGGGGTGCAGGTAAAGTTGAAGATACCTATAATCTCTTGGGTCATGCTCTGCGTAAGGCATTGAGCATAATAGCTAGTCAGCAGGGGTGGGGGCTGGCAGAAATTGCCAATGAAGCGGGAGCGGATTTTGTCAATAGTTCCAGCTTAAAAGCCGCATTAGATTTAAATTGGGATGACCCAGCCGAAAGCCAAAAGGCATTATCAACCATACTAAAGAGCCTCAATTCTGTAGAAGAATGGATACAACAGCAGTCTAATCCTGATGAAATAGAAGAGGCACAAGCTCCTCTCCAGGTTGCCCGATTGATTGAATCCCAAAATGTGACATTAGACACAATGGGAGTGCCGAAGCTGGCCAAAGGGGTTGCTAAGGACCGACGCATTTCCATTGAAGACCCAGATATGCGGCATGGCCGAAAAAGCCGTTCTCAAAAAATAAATGGTTATAAACGCCATATTCTTAAAGATTTAGATATAGGGGTAATTCGGGCTGTGGCTGTAACCCGTGCTAATACACCAGAAGCTGCTGCCACTGTTGACTTAGAAGTTGACTTAAAAAGACAACAGGTTCAGTTAAATGAACTCCATATCGACCGAGCTTATTTATCGAGTCATTGGGTAAAAGAACGCTCCGAACAATTACAGATATTTTGTAAAGCGTGGCCGGTAAGAAACTCAGGACGATTTGATAAAAACGCCTTTGTTTTTGACTGGGATAACCAGGTAATTAGTTGTCCAAATCAAGTTATTATGCCGTTTGAACCCGGTAAGATCGTTCATTTTCCTAAACCGGAGTGTGCTGCTTGTCCCCTGAGAGAACGCTGTACTACGAGTAAGAATGGCCGCAGCATATCTATCCATCCCGATGAAGGATTGATGCAGGAATTACGTCAGCGTCAATCTACCTCAAGCGGTCGCGCTCAACTGAGGGAGAGAACGTCTGTAGAACACTCTCTGGCTCATGTCGGACAGTGGCAGGACAAACGTGCCCGTTATATTGGACAGCGCAAAAACCTCTTCGACCTCAGACGAGTGGCTGTTGTCCATAATCTTCATGTCATTGCTCGAATGAATGAGGTTTTACCAATACAACAGGCCGCACTGTAG